AGGTCACTAAAAACATCCTGCACAACCTCTTCCACCAGCTCCATATTCCGCAACCGTTTAAAGGTTTCGTTGTAAAGTTTTTTCCAGTACCTTTAATAAATCTCTTCGAATGCAGCCCTGTCCCCTTCTTTCAAATAGGCAGTTAATTCTTCGTCAGAATAAGCATGATAAACCAATTGTGCAGATCTCATATTCATATAGCTAAAATGTTAAATCTTATTTTTTTCAGTCCCGATAAAAATCTATTGGCTAAATTTTCTGTTTAACTTAAATAAGCAGAAAGTTGAATTTTGCTAAATGCATTTAAAAAAATAGCAGCAGTATTTATTTAAAAAACAATGAATTTCAGATCAGCGCATTTACACCTATTTAAAAAGTAACTACCTAAAATATAAAGAATTATGTAGATTAGCCCTGTCGATTTTCACATTTACACATATGTATAGAACCGGTTTTTTCACCATTTTAGTAAAACCAGATATATCCAACATCCTTCTCTAAACTGAGCTTATGAAATTCAGATTAATCCTTATGATATGCACAATATTTTGTAGCGCAAATCAGGTAATGAGTCAGGCACCGCCCCCTGTTAACCCAAAATTACTTAAAGGTGCATGGCCGGCGTTCTGGATTACTTCCCCGGCAACACAACAGCGTGAATACGGAATCTATCATTTCCGGAAAACATTTCTCCTCCCCACAGCTACCAAACCAAAATCTTTTTTAATTCATGTAAGTGCAGATAATCGTTATCGTCTGTTTGTAAACGGTATAGCGGTCAGTTCCGGCCCTGCCCGTGGCGATCTGTTTAACTGGTTTTTTGAAACTATAGATATTGCTCCATATTTAAACGAAGGAGAGAATATTCTCGCTGCATTGGTATGGAATATGGGTAACCTCGCCCCTGTCGCCCAGGTATCTAATCAAACAGCTTTTGTATTACAGGGTGATTCACCAGCAGAACAGATGGTTAACACCGATTTGAGCTGGAAAGTCAAAAAAAATAAGGCTTATACACCTTGTGCTCTGGATAATGGAGAAAGATTAAAAGCTTATATGGTAGTTGGCCCCGGAGACCAGGTAGATGGTAAATTGTACCCATGGGATTGGGAAACCCTTGAATACAACGATGCGTCCTGGAACACCGCAGAAGAGCTCACACATCCACAACCTGTAGGTTACGGAACTGATAATTTATGGACTTTAGCACCAAGAAACATCCCCTTATTAAAGGAAAGCTTGTTGCGCTTTCCAGTCATTCGCCGTATAAATAATATTAAAGTAACTAAAGACTTTCTAACAGGAAAAAGACCACTCACTATTCCAGCTAATCAAAGAGTGAGTATCTTATTAGATCAGCAGGTAATTACAGCCGCTTATCCCGAAATTATAGTTTCTGGTGGTAAAGGATCAAGGGTCAAAATGACTTATTCTGAAGCATTATTTGATAAACAAGACCATAAAGGGAATAGAAATGAGATAGACGGTAAAGAAATCAAAGGAAATTATGATGTTTTCATACCCGATGGCGAGGGCAACAGGAAATTCCGCCCTTTATGGTTTAGAGCTTACCGTTACTTACAACTGGATATTATAACAGCTGATGATCCATTAGTTTTGAACGATATATACGGAATAAAAACTGGCTATCCACTTCAAATGAACGCCTCATTTTCCAGTAATGATCCTTCATTACAGGAAATATGGAAGGTAGGCTGGCGTACCGCACAACTTTGCGCCGGAGATATGTATTATGATACGCCTTATTATGAACAACTACAATATACTGGTGATAGCCGCATACAGGCCTTAATATCACTTTATACCTCTGGTGATGACAGGCTTATGCGCAAAGCGATTCTGGATTTTTATCATTCCCGCACTCCAGAGGGATTAACACAAGGCCGTTATCCAAGCAACAGACTTCAGATTATTCCGACCTTCTCCTTATTTTGGATATCCATGATCCATGACTATTGGATGCATCGCCATGATGATGCTTTTGTAAAACAATTTCTTCCGGCTATTCATGAGACTCTGGAATGGTTTCATAACCGCGTTGATCAGAAGAAAAAGATGTTGGGTCCGCTCACCTGGTGGAATTTTGTAGACTGGGATAACTTCAACGACTGGGGTACAGCACCAGGAGCAGATCAGGGAAATTCTTCTATCATTACTTTGCAGTATGCCTACACCCTGAATCAGGCTGCTGAGCTATTCAGAGCCTTTAATCATCCTGCTCAGGCAGATGAGCAGGAAATGCTGGCTTTGGAATTGAATGACCACACTTACTGGTATTGTTATAATGAAGCGAGCGGTTTAATGGCAGATACCCCCGAAAAACTAACCTACAGCCAGCATGCAGGTATTTGGGCTGTATTAAGCGGTGGCGTAACCTTACAGGAAGCACAAATATTGATGAAAAAGATCCTGACTGATAAATCAATCGGCCAGGTTACCTTCTTCTACCGGTTCTACCTCATACAAGCCTTAAAAAAGGCTGAGCTGGGTGACCTTTATTATCAGGAACTCAAACCATGGAGAGCTATGCTGAAAATGGGACTAACGACCTTTGCCGAAAAACCTGAGCCAACAAGGTCTGATTGCCATGCCTGGAGTGCAAGTCCGGATTATGATTTCCTGGCTACAATCTGCGGTATTATGCCGGAAACCCCTGGTTTTAAAACAGTGTTGATTAAACCCTCTTTGGGTGAATTAACTGAAGTAACCGGGACAATGCCTATTCCTTCAGGAAAAGTATCTGTTACGTTAAAACGAACCGGAAAAGAGGGAATCCGTGCAGAGATATTATTACCGGAACAAACCTCAGGAACATTTAGCTGGAAAGGGAAAGAGATCAGATTACATGGAGGCAAGCAAATCATTGCAATTTGAAACTAAATGTTAAAATCAACAAGTCAAGATTAGATGTGACAAATGACGCATCACATATATGTGTATAAAATTAAAGAATTTTCCCCATCTAAATTCCCGGATATTTTTAAAAACATTAGATTAATAAGGTTCTAAGCAATGTTTTTAGTATAAAGAGAATATAAAGTTCTTAATTGATAGAGAATTGTTAATACATTTATTTTGATAATAATTAAAGTAAATGATATTTTTCGTATTTTGTTGATTATTAACCTATAACATCGTGTATGCACATCAAATTACTTGTTCCTACTTAACAATAAAATATTGAGTTATTTTATAATGATTTGCATAAAATCTAGACTTTAAGTGCAGATCATATTTACAAACTAATTAATAATTCGTGTCATTTTTAAATTATAATATGAAATGGAAAATAAGGAATTGTTCAGACTGCTAGCAGGAAAGAATTCTTTGCGTTTAGAGTTAGAATTAAAACTCAACGAAATGATTAAGAGGGAGTATTATGCCAAAAGTCAGATTATCTTAAAACCAGGACAGATCCCTAACCGTGCTTGGTTTATTGAAAAAGGATCTGCCATGGGATTTGTTTTTAAAGAAGAAAAGAAAGTACCTTTTTGGTTCTGGAATGAGAATGACATTATGTTTCCACTCAACAGCTTTTTCAATCAGATTCCCTCAGAAACTTATATAGAACTCCTTGAGCCCGGTATCCTTTTGTCCATATCTTTTGATGACGTGCAGGAAATATTGCTTAGTTTCCCCGAATCGAACGAATATGTACGTAAGATTATGCAGGATTATCAGCAAATGAGTGAGAAGAGAATTCTTGAGTTTGCTGCCTATACACCCGAAGAACATTATTTGCACTTAATGAGAGATTGTCCTGCAATTTTCAGGAAAGCATCAGTAGAAAGTATTGCCGCCTACCTTGGCATATCCCGTAAAACACTAAACCGCATAAGGTCCAGAACCAGAAGATTTTAGATTCAGCAGTTTAACCGCGCCGTTCCCCTCATACTTTCTTAGGCTATTGATCAGCTGGTACTTGACCGGCCTTCCCGAGCTGTATCCCTCTACCAGGGGTTACAGCTTTTTTTTTGCACTATAAATTTAATCCTTTTGGGACATTTGTCCCTTTTTTAGCGCAAAATCCCTACGTAAATTGCCTTCATCAAACAAGATAAACTAACGTTCTCTATTAATTGCAGACTGACAAAAATATGTCTTTACATGTCTTTCTATAGAATGACTATTTCGTTCAGTCCTGCAATTAATTGATTTGGAATTAACCTAATGTATAAAATTATGAACTTACATCCTTTTATTATCATTGTTACCGGAATGCTCATCTTGTTATGGGCTTATGCAGCTTTTTCAAAACTATTTAATTTGGCGCAGTTCCAGCATGCGCTTATGATTCAAGTCTTTCCCCGTTGGGTTGGAAAGATTCTCGTTTATGTTTTACCATTGTCTGAGCTTATATTAGTTGGATTATTGTTAATTCCACAGACCAGATTGATAGGGATGTATTCATCCTTTTTTATGATGGGTGCATTCACACTCTATGTAGGAGGGGTAGTCTTTAAAATCTACGATCAATACCCGTGTGCCTGTGGTGGATTATTTGCCAGATTAGGATGGTCTAACCACTTTAAAGTAAACATTGTACTTACATTAATTGCCCTGGCAGGAGTAATATTAATGGAAATATAAGGAATCAGGTGTTAAGTTCTTCCAGTTTATCTTTCAGCTGATGCAAACGGTGAACAAAAACTTCCGCAGATCTTAAGTCAGGATTTATTTTCACATAATTTAAATGTGATTCCAGGAAAAGAGGTACATTCATAACCATGACTCCACGTTCCAGTTCAATTTGATCAGGTAAATTTATACCAGTAAAATAGCCTTCTAATTCTTCTATTGACATCTTGCGAAGTTAAAAGAAATATCTAAAAAAACAGCCTTCATAAATATATGAAGGCTGTTTTTTTACGACTAATATTCAGGTTAGAAATTCGGGTCATCTGCACTTGGCCCATAACTACCCGGAAGCGGTATATCCAATAAACGAAGATAAACACCCAACTGTGCCCGATGATGCACCAGCTGACTCATACTATGCCTGATAACTTCTCCTTTTGTTTTTGACATCAGCACCTGTTCTCCATTTTTCAAAGTCCAGGCTGGCAGCAAATCCTCTTCTTTTGCAATTTGCAAAGCCGCTTTTGCTTCAGCTAATGATTTTTCAAAGATTTCAAGCAGTTCCTGATTAGAATTCCATTCCGGAGATTGATACGCCTGATCTGCAAAATTTAATCCAACAGTTTTCAAAGTCATGCTCACCCAACCTGGTAATTCAGCAATATGTCCGGCCAGTTTCCTGATAGACATACTTTTTTCATGAGGTTGCCAGTCCTGCTTATCCACTGGAACGCGTTCCAGCATTTTACGGGTAACCACCGATTCTTCGGTCAGCTCTTTTAGTAAGTTTTGAATGGTTGACATCATATTTGTTTGATTTGTTGCCCCAAAGGAACAAATGGCAAGTGACAACCCTATGTCAGCAGATTTATTTACTACACAAGTTTTTCACCAATACCAGCATAAATACGTTTCACTTTAGCCAGCAACGCTTCTGGCTGTAAAATAACAGCATGATCAGCAAAGGCGATAAACCACCGGGCAAATCCTTCTAATGAAATAGTAAGAAATTGTATTTCTATTCCATCCTCCAAATGAGTTTCAGCTACATACCCATGGTAATATTTTTGCTGTCCAAGGTGTGGATAAGCATACTGATCGACTTTAATAATTACTTCCTCCAGCTTAACCTCTTTAAACATATCCCGCAGATAATCCTTCAAAGACGGATGACGGTCATTATAAAGCTCCGCGCATGTACTGATGTCAGTAATCCTGTCAAAACGAAAATCTCTGTAGGCTTCTCTTTCTCTGCAATAAGCGATTAAATGCCAGTAATTATCAAGATAAAATACGCCAACAGGTTCAATTAACCTGAGTGTATGCTCCTGTCTGTAGTAGGCGAAATAATTTAACTGCATAACATTTTTCCCG
The sequence above is drawn from the Pedobacter cryoconitis genome and encodes:
- a CDS encoding family 78 glycoside hydrolase catalytic domain; this encodes MSQAPPPVNPKLLKGAWPAFWITSPATQQREYGIYHFRKTFLLPTATKPKSFLIHVSADNRYRLFVNGIAVSSGPARGDLFNWFFETIDIAPYLNEGENILAALVWNMGNLAPVAQVSNQTAFVLQGDSPAEQMVNTDLSWKVKKNKAYTPCALDNGERLKAYMVVGPGDQVDGKLYPWDWETLEYNDASWNTAEELTHPQPVGYGTDNLWTLAPRNIPLLKESLLRFPVIRRINNIKVTKDFLTGKRPLTIPANQRVSILLDQQVITAAYPEIIVSGGKGSRVKMTYSEALFDKQDHKGNRNEIDGKEIKGNYDVFIPDGEGNRKFRPLWFRAYRYLQLDIITADDPLVLNDIYGIKTGYPLQMNASFSSNDPSLQEIWKVGWRTAQLCAGDMYYDTPYYEQLQYTGDSRIQALISLYTSGDDRLMRKAILDFYHSRTPEGLTQGRYPSNRLQIIPTFSLFWISMIHDYWMHRHDDAFVKQFLPAIHETLEWFHNRVDQKKKMLGPLTWWNFVDWDNFNDWGTAPGADQGNSSIITLQYAYTLNQAAELFRAFNHPAQADEQEMLALELNDHTYWYCYNEASGLMADTPEKLTYSQHAGIWAVLSGGVTLQEAQILMKKILTDKSIGQVTFFYRFYLIQALKKAELGDLYYQELKPWRAMLKMGLTTFAEKPEPTRSDCHAWSASPDYDFLATICGIMPETPGFKTVLIKPSLGELTEVTGTMPIPSGKVSVTLKRTGKEGIRAEILLPEQTSGTFSWKGKEIRLHGGKQIIAI
- a CDS encoding MauE/DoxX family redox-associated membrane protein, encoding MNLHPFIIIVTGMLILLWAYAAFSKLFNLAQFQHALMIQVFPRWVGKILVYVLPLSELILVGLLLIPQTRLIGMYSSFFMMGAFTLYVGGVVFKIYDQYPCACGGLFARLGWSNHFKVNIVLTLIALAGVILMEI
- a CDS encoding Crp/Fnr family transcriptional regulator — translated: MENKELFRLLAGKNSLRLELELKLNEMIKREYYAKSQIILKPGQIPNRAWFIEKGSAMGFVFKEEKKVPFWFWNENDIMFPLNSFFNQIPSETYIELLEPGILLSISFDDVQEILLSFPESNEYVRKIMQDYQQMSEKRILEFAAYTPEEHYLHLMRDCPAIFRKASVESIAAYLGISRKTLNRIRSRTRRF
- a CDS encoding helix-turn-helix transcriptional regulator, with translation MNRIDRLSAILIQLQSRRTIRAQDIADRFEISLRTVYRDVRSLEEAGIPIIGEAGVGYSLTDGYRLPPVMFTREEATAFITAEKLVVGLTDKANGNSYSNALYKVRAVLKSADKEYLENLDDRIEVLKATHVSPALHVHHNPLQTILNAIAGKNVMQLNYFAYYRQEHTLRLIEPVGVFYLDNYWHLIAYCREREAYRDFRFDRITDISTCAELYNDRHPSLKDYLRDMFKEVKLEEVIIKVDQYAYPHLGQQKYYHGYVAETHLEDGIEIQFLTISLEGFARWFIAFADHAVILQPEALLAKVKRIYAGIGEKLV
- a CDS encoding DinB family protein is translated as MMSTIQNLLKELTEESVVTRKMLERVPVDKQDWQPHEKSMSIRKLAGHIAELPGWVSMTLKTVGLNFADQAYQSPEWNSNQELLEIFEKSLAEAKAALQIAKEEDLLPAWTLKNGEQVLMSKTKGEVIRHSMSQLVHHRAQLGVYLRLLDIPLPGSYGPSADDPNF
- a CDS encoding DUF6965 family protein → MSIEELEGYFTGINLPDQIELERGVMVMNVPLFLESHLNYVKINPDLRSAEVFVHRLHQLKDKLEELNT